The following are encoded together in the Sphaerodactylus townsendi isolate TG3544 linkage group LG14, MPM_Stown_v2.3, whole genome shotgun sequence genome:
- the LOC125443375 gene encoding protocadherin gamma-B1-like isoform X15, whose product MEGSHRENTWLRRQVPLLLLLSLFCKTATEQIRYSIPEEIEKGSIVGNLAKDLGLNTGGIAVRNLHVLSVGKKQYFTVSAQNGNLYVNERIDREGICGKAVLCLINFEVMVENPMNIFHVTVAIQDINDNTPRFLNEDIRLEPSESTLSGAKFVLGYAEDPDVGINSLQNYMLMPNQYFTLETREREDGNKYAELVLNKQLDRESESSFHLTLHAEDGGKPARTGTAKIWINVIDANDNTPAFAQEMYKVSLKENAPQGSSVVQVKASDRDEGSNGQISYSFSSITESARKMFLLDPQNGTVTVIETLDFEETDAYTMTVEAKDGGGLVAHCNVEIKISDENDNAPDIILVSLSSPIPEDSASGVLIAVVHVNDRDFGENGKVTCQLQNGLPFKIISTSNSYYKLISAGILDRENTAEYNITITATDKGTPSLSTQKTITLKISDVNDNPPTFEKPSYTAYVQENNPSGVSIFSIKASDLDQDHNSKISYSILNSNIKELPISSYISINSETGIIYAQRSMDYEQFRDFEVQVKAQDGGSPALSNNVTVKVFIVDQNDNSPQILYPSKGTEGSALFEMIPRSAEADYLVTKVVAVDADSGHNAWLSYHLLQATEPGLFTIGHHTGEIRTSRTFLERDVVKQRLIVLVKDNGHPSLSATVTLNLVFAENFQEALPEMKNQSGIPDDQSDLQFYLVLALALISFLFLLTVILAILMKLRQSGNPRFLPCFAPVPSKTGAIFPPNYEEGTLPYSYQVCLSSESRKNELTFLTPNVQIADIVLRGDKSGVPFIGNEGDTLNTEVEHDDQQAQPVNTDWRFSQAQRPGTSGSQNGDENGTWGRNSQVEIRNAFKP is encoded by the coding sequence ATGGAAGGAAGCCACAGAGAGAACACTTGGTTAAGAAGGCAAGTACCTCTCCTATTATTGTTGTCTTTGTTCTGCAAGACTGCCACAGAACAGATTCGGTATTCAATCCCTGAAGAAATTGAAAAGGGTTCCATTGTGGGAAATCTTGCCAAAGATTTAGGACTGAATACTGGAGGAATAGCAGTTCGCAATCTTCATGTACTTTCTGTAGGTAAGAAGCAATATTTTACTGTCAGTGCACAAAATGGAAACCTGTATGTGAATGAGAGGATAGATAGAGAGGGAATTTGTGGCAAAGCTGTACTCTGCCTTATTAATTTTGAAGTCATGGTTGAAAATCCCATGAATATTTTCCATGTAACTGTAGCAATCCAGGATATAAATGATAACACACCACGTTTCTTAAATGAAGATATCAGGTTAGAACCAAGTGAATCAACTTTGTCAGGAGCCAAGTTTGTTCTTGGGTATGCTGAAGATCCAGATGTTGGAATAAATTCTCTCCAAAATTACATGCTCATGCCCAATCAGTATTTCACACTGGAAActagagagagagaagatgggaATAAATATGCAGAATTGGTACTGAATAAACAGTTGGATCGGGAAAGTGAAAGCAGTTTCCATTTAACCCTTCATGCTGAGGATGGAGGGAAGCCGGCCAGAACAGGGACAGCCAAAATATGGATTAATGTCATTGATGCCAATGACAACACCCCTGCTTTTGCTCAAGAAATGTACAAGGTTAGCTTGAAGGAAAATGCCCCCCAAGGATCTTCAGTGGTACAAGTGAAAGCCAGTGATAGAGATGAAGGTTCCAATGGCCAAATCAGCTATAGCTTTAGCAGCATCACTGAAAGTGCTCGCAAAATGTTTTTGCTAGATCCACAAAATGGGACAGTTACAGTTATTGAAACCTTGGACTTTGAGGAAACAGATGCATACACCATGACAGTAGAAGCAAAAGACGGAGGTGGATTAGTTGCACACTGCAATGTTGAAATAAAGATATCAGATGAGAATGATAATGCCCCAGATATTATCCTTGTCTCTTTATCTAGCCCAATACCTGAAGATTCTGCATCTGGAGTATTAATTGCCGTTGTCCATGTAAATGATAGAGAttttggggaaaatggaaaagTAACTTGCCAATTGCAAAATggtttgccttttaaaataatatcaaCATCTAATAGTTACTATAAACTTATTTCAGCGGGTATTCTAGATAGAGAAAATACAGCTGAGTATAATATCACAATTACAGCAACAGACAAAGGCACTCCCTCTCTATCGACGCAAAAAACTATCACATTGAAGATTTCTGATGTTAATGACAACCCGCCTACCTTTGAGAAACCCTCTTACACAGCTTATGTGCAAGAGAACAACCCATCAGGAGTTTCCATTTTCAGTATCAAAGCCTCAGATCTGGATCAGGATCACAACTCAAAAATTTCTTACTCTATCCTTAATAGCAACATCAAAGAACTGCCTATCTCCTCATATATCTCTATTAACTCTGAAACCGGCATAATATATGCACAACGATCCATGGACTATGAGCAATTCAGAGATTTTGAGGTTCAAGTGAAGGCCCAAGATGGAGGTTCTCCTGCTCTCAGCAACAATGTCACAGTGAAAGTGTTTATTGTGGACCAGAATGACAACAGCCCTCAGATTCTCTACCCCTCCAAAGGGACAGAAGGCTCAGCCTTATTTGAGATGATTCCTCGTTCGGCTGAGGCAGATTACCTGGTGACCAAGGTGGTAGCAGTGGATGCTGACTCCGGACACAATGCCTGGCTCTCCTACCACCTGCTTCAGGCCACTGAGCCAGGGCTCTTCACAATTGGACACCATACTGGTGAGATCAGAACATCGCGAACATTTTTGGAAAGAGATGTTGTGAAGCAAAGACTAATTGTCTTGGTGAAGGATAATGGGCACCCATCACTATCTGCTACTGTGACCCTGAACCTGGTATTTGCTGAGAACTTTCAGGAGGCCCTTCCTGAAATGAAAAACCAATCCGGCATCCCTGACGATCAGTCTGATTTGCAGTTCTACCTGGTGCTGGCCTTGGCTTTGATCTCATTCTTATTCCTTTTGACGGTGATTCTGGCCATTCTAATGAAACTTCGACAGTCGGGGAATCCCAGGTTCTTGCCATGCTTTGCTCCTGTTCCATCAAAGACTGGTGCCATCTTTCCACCTAATTATGAAGAAGGGACTTTGCCTTATTCCTACCAGGTTTGTCTGTCCTCAGAATCCAGGAAAAATGAGTTGACGTTTCTGACCCCCAATGTTCAGATTGCAGACATTGTACTTCGTGGTGACAAATCTGGTGTGCCTTTTATAGGCAATGAAGGAGACACTTTAAATACTGAGGTGGAGCATGATGACCAG
- the LOC125443375 gene encoding protocadherin gamma-A6-like isoform X19 — translation MGKMRTTEKSQHSARRCLILFMGITVLEVSGQIHYSIPEEMQKELLVGNIAKDLGIDIKETGNKVRINCEGKIQYFAWNYESGHVYTTKRIDREEICGRTQKCLLKCDVIIENKMKVYAVEVEITDVNDNAPSFPPGEQELSISETSTPGSQFPLPEAQDPDLGINSIQNYQLTGSSHFALAVQMGENGARHAELVLEKTLDREEQSEYELILIASDGGNPTRSGTARIRVIVLDSNDNAPIFSQPVYKASVKENLQKGSTVCTVTATDKDEGINKELNYSFIKVEEAASQIFILNSSTGEITLAGTLDYEKLSFFEFEVQAKDGGGLFDRAKVLIAVTDVNDNIPQIEVTSHINSVSEDSPPGTVIALLKIQDQDSGTNGKISCSIDNNLPFQLEKTFNNYYSLMTERALDREQTPFYNIIILVTDQGMPPLSTSCTLLLDILDTNDNPPLFTEATYTCYLMENNPRGASVFSLKADDPDWEENSRITYSIIESQMGESFLSYLSINSESGVVYALQSLDYEDLVEIRFQVKAQDGGSPPLSSNVSVTLFILDQNDNAPQILYPSSPTDGSTGVELAPHSSEPGYLVTKVVAVDADSAQNGWLSYQLLKATEPGLFTIGLHTGEIRTARFFLDKDALKQSLVVLVKDNGQPSLSASVMVTVVLADSIPDVLTDLSSISAPEDPQSDLTFYLVVAVAFVSCLFFAFLLVLLALRLHKWRNSQLYDSGSVNFSGVPISQFVGIDGVRAFLQSYCQEVSLTTDSKKTKYTFSKADNSNTLTDEQIEDPILIGEDVDIGNQVFVQQAQPVNTDWRFSQAQRPGTSGSQNGDENGTWGRNSQVEIRNAFKP, via the coding sequence ATGGGGAAGATGAGAACAACAGAAAAATCCCAGCATTCAGCCAGAAGATGCTTGATTTTGTTTATGGGGATTACAGTATTGGAGGTTTCTGGGCAGATCCACTACTCAATTCCTGAAGAAATGCAGAAAGAATTATTGGTGGGGAATATTGCAAAAGACCTGGGAATAGACATAAAAGAAACAGGCAACAAAGTCCGCATTAATTGTGAAGGTAAGATCCAATATTTTGCTTGGAATTATGAAAGTGGCCATGTATACACCACAAAAAGAATAGACAGAGAAGAAATCTGTGGCAGAACACAGAAGTGTCTATTGAAGTGTGATGtgattattgaaaataaaatgaaagtgtATGCAGTTGAAGTGGAAATTACAGATGTCAATGATAATGCTCCCTCCTTTCCACCTGGAGAGCAGGAACTGTCTATCAGTGAGACTTCTACCCCAGGATCTCAGTTCCCTCTGCCTGAAGCTCAGGATCCAGACCTAGGCATAAATTCCATACAGAACTACCAGCTCACTGGCAGTAGCCATTTTGCTTTGgctgttcaaatgggagaaaatggtgccaggcATGCAGAGCTAGTTCTGGAAAAAACCCTGGACAGGGAGGAGCAGTCAGAGTATGAACTGATCCTTATAGCATCTGATGGGGGCAATCCAACTCGATCTGGAACTGCTCGAATTCGAGTCATTGTTCTGGATTCAAATGACAATGCACCAATTTTCAGTCAACCTGTCTATAAAGCAAGTGTCAAAGAAAATCTCCAGAAAGGATCCACTGTCTGCACAGTTACGGCTACTGATAAGGATGAAGGAATCAACAAAGAGTTAAATTATTCCTTCATAAAAGTTGAAGAAGCTGCTTCTCAAATATTCATCTTAAATTCCTCAACAGGTGAAATAACATTAGCAGGGACACTTGACTATGAGAAGCTGTCGTTTTTTGAATTTGAGGTACAAGCAAAGGATGGAGGAGGGTTGTTTGACAGAGCCAAAGTACTGATAGCAGTTACTGATGTGAATGACAACATACCCCAGATAGAAGTAACTTCCCATATCAACTCAGTATCTGAGGATTCACCACCAGGGACTGTCATTGCCCTTTTAAAGATACAAGATCAAGATTCGGGAACCAATGGGAAGATCTCTTGTTCCATTGATAACAACCTACCTTTTCAGCTGGAGAAAACTTTCAATAATTACTACAGTTTGATGACAGAGAGAGCTCTGGACCGGGAACAGACGCCATTTTACAATATCATCATCTTGGTGACTGATCAAGGGATGCCTCCACTTTCAACAAGCTGCACACTATTGCTTGATATTTTAGACACAAATGACAACCCTCCCCTCTTTACAGAAGCAACCTATACCTGCTACCTAATGGAGAACAACCCAAGAGGAGCCTCTGTCTTCTCACTCAAGGCAGACGATCCGGATTGGGAGGAGAACTCCAGAATCACTTATTCCATCATTGAAAGTCAGATGGGTGAGTCCTTCCTCTCCTATCTCTCCATTAATTCTGAGAGTGGAGTTGTCTATGCCCTGCAATCCTTGGATTATGAAGATTTGGTGGAGATACGTTTCCAGGTCAAGGCTCAAGATGGAGGCTCCCCACCACTCAGTTCCAATGTCTCAGTGACTCTCTTCATTCTGGATCAGAATGACAATGCCCCCCAGATCCTGTACCCATCTAGCCCCACTGATGGTTCCACTGGAGTAGAGCTGGCCCCTCACTCTTCGGAGCCTGGGTACCTGGTCACTAAGGTAGTGGCAGTAGATGCAGATTCTGCCCAGAATGGCTGGCTCTCCTATCAATTACTCAAAGCTACAGAGCCAGGTCTTTTCACCATAGGACTCCACACTGGGGAGATCAGGACAGCCCGTTTCTTTCTGGACAAGGATGCTCTCAAGCAAAGCTTGGTGGTTTTGGTGAAGGACAATGGGCAACCCTCTCTTTCTGCTTCAGTCATGGTCACCGTGGTGCTGGCTGATAGTATCCCTGATGTCTTGACAGATCTGAGCAGCATCTCAGCTCCTGAAGACCCACAATCAGACCTCACCTTCTACCTGGTGGTTGCTGTGGCTTTTGTCTCCTGCTTGTTTTTTGCTTTCCTTCTTGTGTTACTGGCACTCAGACTTCACAAATGGAGGAATTCTCAGTTATATGATTCTGGGAGTGTGAATTTCAGCGGTGTCCCAATTTCCCAGTTTGTGGGGATTGATGGAGTCCGAGCATTCCTTCAGTCCTATTGCCAAGAGGTTTCTCTCACCACAGACTCTAAGAAAACCAAATACACGTTTTCCAAAGCAGATAATTCCAATACTCTAACTGATGAACAGATAGAAGACCCCATCCTCATTGGCGAAGACGTTGATATTGGGAATCAGGTCTTTGTCCAG